Below is a genomic region from Daphnia pulicaria isolate SC F1-1A chromosome 10, SC_F0-13Bv2, whole genome shotgun sequence.
GGATTGTCTCAGCTTCTTGTTGGCTATAATTCAAAGATGACTATCAACGTGCCTGGCCTCGTGTCCATTGTCACTTTTTACATCCTCATTCTGGCTGTGGGCATTTGGGCCGGATGGAAGAATCGGGGTAAAGGATCCCAAGGCGGAACGGAGCAAGTTATGCTAGCCGGAAGGGATATGGGGACATTTGTCGGTATCCTGACCATGACAGGTATGTATGTTTTATAATGTCGATCAAATGGATAAAAAAGAACCACATTTAACTGTGAGAATTGAATTCCCAAGCTACTTGGGTAGGTGGAGGCTATGTCATCGGTTCGGCCGAAGGAGCTTTCACCAGCGGCGTTGTTTGGTGCCAGGCTCCGTTTGGATTCGGCATCAGTCTCATCGTCGgtatgaaagaaagaaaatcgttTTTGTTGAACTCGTTAAATGTACGTATGTAATCATAATGGCTTTTGGGTGATTTGAATCGCAAATTGTGGGTAGCTGGATTATTTTTCGCCAATCCCATGCGCAGCGCTGGATACCACACGATGCTGGACCCCTTCCAGGAGAAGTACGGTGCCAAAATCGGAGGTCTCCTTTTCCTCCCGGCTCTTTGCGGAGAGATTCTCTGGTCATCAGCCATTCTGTCCGCCCTCGGCTCCACTCTATCCGTCATCGTCGGCTTGGACACCACCATTTCCGTTGTGGTGAGCGCAGCGGTGGCTATGCTCTATACCTTGTTTGGTGGGCTCCACAGCGTCGCTTACACGGATGTTGTCCAGGTATTTTGCATCGCCATCGGACTGGTAAGACCATTAAAAGTCGTTTTATGATCATgccctttttatttctgaatATTTTTACGTCGGTGTGTTTTGGAAATTAACAGACAATTTGCGTGCCATTTGCCTGGACTCATAAAGCGGTCGACACAAAGGCTTTAACTATCCCAGGAGCCTGGGAAGGAGTGATAGAGATCTACAATGTTGGAGTCTACATTGAAAATTACCTCCTTATTGTCATAGGAGGCATTCCTTGGCAGGTAGTTAAATgattcatctcttttttttagctCTATCTCATGTGGCTTTTATCTAGATTCAATATTTCATGTTCgactccttctctctctctttctctacaGGTATATTTCCAGCGGGTTCTAGCGTGTAGAACACCAAAACAAGCTCAGACTATTTCATATATGGCTGGTCTGGGAGCTATCCTGCTGGCAGCTCCACCTATATGCCTGGGAGTCATTGCCAGAGTTACAGGTCAGTAATAATGGCTAGTATTTTGGGGAAATGTCGGACAATGTCTTTAGCTGCACGGACCTGTAGATGGGATGTGTAGATGTAGCAAGTTTTCGGGCCATGCCAAGGGAGGAACCTCTCGCAAGATCAATTTTGGATGTAATAACTTATCTTTAGTGCTATAGGTATGAATAATAATCGTAGATTGTAGGCTTGTCGGATGCGTAATAGATAGCGAACCCCACCCATTGGGAAGTGCTTTTCAGTTGGAATACAAAATTAGGGCAACATTTTTTAACCCCCTACTGTAGGCCTGGGCTCTGAACAACCTgcaattttaaatcaattggGTTAGTTTAAATAATGACcgcaattttgaattgtttgaaGATTGGAGTGTTGCAACCCACGGAACGATCAATGTCACAGCCGAGGAGCACGGGAAAATGATTTTACCTCTAATGCTGCAATTCTTGACACCGCCTGTAAGCTATTCATAATCTTGTTTGAATTGCATCTCATCAGAATGTCATTACTCGCCTTCGTATTTTATACAGTGGGTTTCCTTTATTGGTCTGGGCGCAATTTCTGCGGCAGTCATGTCCTCGGCGGATTCGTCCATTCTTTCAACCAGTTCCATGTTTGCCAGGAATATTTATCAAGCCATTTTCTTCACTGACGTAATTCCTACATCAGAATGGGCAGTCTgttcgaaattttgaaattgtttggaaACTTTTCAGGCGTCCGAACGACACGTCCTTCGAGTTATGTGGGTCGCTATTGTGATCGTAGCTGCGCTGGCGTCTCTGATGGCATTGACTGTCAACTCTATTTATGGGCTGTTGTAAGTATTCATTACCACTATCAAGTGATTTacgttttccatttttaaaacttgacaTTACCCTACAGTTTGCTGAGTGCCGATTTGGTCTACGTTTTACTATTTCCTCAGTTATTGTTGATCCTCTACTGGAACGAATATTGCAACTCGTATGGTTGCATCGCCAGCTTTTCCACAGGGTTTTTGTTTCGaattttaggtaaaatatcttGTAATCTCATCCAATCTTATGTGCTGGTGTACGATCGTTTGTTATTTATAGGAGGCGAGCCGCTGATAGGATTGCCGGCAATTTTGGCTTATCCTTTCTATGATCGAAACCTTGGCCAATTGTTTCCCTTCCGAACGATGAGCATGATCATATCCTTAATGTCACATGTCATCGTATCGTTAACCACTCGGTGGATCTTTTTAAATAGTTGGTTGCCAGCTAGTTGGGACTTGCTCAAATGTTTCAGCGATCCGGTCACCTGTACAGCAGTGAACATCCGTCAGGCCACTTCTGCAGCGACTGTAGCCACGATTTCGCAATTCGGTGATCCGCGAAGAAAAAGTCACGACGGTACAATCAACGTCCAACATCAAGATTTAAATATGGGGCGGATGTACATACCCAGGCCGAAACTGAGAAGGAATTCAGCTCATGGAATTTACCGAAGATCAGATAATTTATCTAGTTCTTCGCAAAGATAGATAACTACGTAATCATTACAAATTTCCCCTGTTCATTACACGCCACGTGCTTGTACTATACTAAATATATAGCTCAATGGGTGCCAGTCGATTGttctgaattttgaaattatgaGTGTCGGTCTTGAGCAAGAGCGAAATTGtataattttactttattaCAGTTGTTTTCTTCGTATAACCCCCGATATAACCATATGTTTTTAAAACTCCACTTAATCTTACTCTCTCGGATGGTATTGCTTCATAAGTTAAGGAAATCAATTCCACAGAACGCGAGTTCCGGAAACTTGTTTCTTGGCTGTTTTGCATAAAGCAGTAAAAGTCATTAGAATAATTtcacatgaaatatttccaatgttaaaaaaatctattccCATCGGGTAGGACGTAAgagtttggaaaaagaaaattctgcgAATACAAAAATTTGTATCTGACGCAATTTGGTCCGCATAAAATTGGTTAAACTGTTTCATAGTGactgtttgtatttttaaagaaatctgTGCTGTTCGATATAATCCTTTTTGCATTTAAGAACCATTTTAAGAAAGTAATGGTGGAATTTACCATTAATTTACCTAagtttatatttaaatttcgCGCCAAGCGCCAAGGCCCAAGGCAGAGCAGAGCATCTATTGCTCTGCCCAAGGCGCCCAAGGAATTGGCGcatcaaacaaatttcataATTGGCAACGCCTGGAACTTTGTTATGCCATTCGGATTTCCGGACGGCCATATCTTGTGCTTTGTGCGTGGCTGCGTCACTTTGTGTAAACGAGTTGACCGTTGTGGCGTGTAGAAAAATAGCAAAATCAAGCAACTACTAATTTAGTATTTGTCACACAATTTACAAATATTCTAGTGTTAAAGAAATGGCAGCATTGGTCTCTTGTCCAGATGAGATTTTATGTCGCATTTTCCAATCGATTACTTCGATATCTGATTTGCAAAACTTAATGCTATCATGTCGCCGATTTCTCCATGTTATACGTAACTCCAATAAATTGTGGCGGCTTAAGCTCACTGTGGTAAAAAATGTTAGAGAAACTTTGAAGAAATTGTCACCTTTGTGCTATCCAATGGAGGATCCACCTCTCGCTGTTATGGATAAGTTGATTGTTGGTGACAGCCCAATGCCTGAATTTGTTGAAGAAGAGCTTCTGAATCAAATATTTCGACAAAAGACGTGAGTAGCACAATTGTAAATAGCTTTCTAAATGATAGAAATTGAGAACTATTTGCAAATTTGAATTcaggaatgaaaatttaacaatttcGTTTTATGCTCATAAAGTTCTGAGATATTTAAGGGCTAAGAACCTTGAGAAAAATTGGGTTTCTTATAATTTACAACCAATTCACAACAGGTCGTTATTGGAAGGAATTGTCATGATATCTCAATGGattcaaatggaaaaagagtGTTTGGTAAGTTTAGAAGAGGTTGAGTATGCCATAGGGAACATAGTTAACAGAGTCAGGCAAATTGTCAATGCAAAAAGTAATGATTCACATGCGAAAACTGATGTGAATGACCCAGAAGTTGctagaaaattttttgctgTTATGAAAGATGTACTATATAAAGAAATGCAGTTTTCATGTGTGGAAATTGGAGAAGACCTATTCTCATTTCAAAATATGTGTGTTGAAAAGGTAAATGACgtttatatgtatatatacatacataatttaattattccAGACATTTATAAACTAATTTTCTATTGCTGGAAACCTAGGTACTTCAAGTCAGATGTGGCCTTTCACTCGTTTTACTTGTAATTTACCATGAGATAGCCAAAAGAATGGGAATTCTTTGCGTTCCAGTTTTTTCGTTCGACCGTATTCTTTTAAGACACACAGGAAGCCCATCGTAATACGGTCTTCgtttatgtttaaaaaatgtttatttcatCCGCTTTGCGCtttctaatctttttttttttctgtttccagAAAAGTCATCAACTACACTTTCATTGATCCTTCAACTGGATATTATTTTCCTGGATTTGCTGCATTTGTTTCTTCTGTACATGAGATTGAGAATGTATTAACAGATATGGTCGAACATTTCTTAGAATATCTAGACAGCGGATATTTGGATAAAGATGGCATACACGTTGATCGCAGACGTGCGCATATTTATCGGTTAGCTTGTGCCATCAGTAGGTATCAAGAAATTTCGTGGATTACGGATTACACCGAAATGTGCGCTAATCTCCGCATTCAGTTGGAAGAGACAATTCAGATGCTTGAGGTATGTTTACATTAAGTATAGCTTTTTATCTGTGATCATTGATCAATtgttataaatattttgaattctaTTATAATTAATACATGTCACTCTTTGTTTGAATGATTTCCAGTGTAAAGGACTTCAGGATCTTGCCGTTATGAAAATATGCAAACAGATCTTTAGCGCACAACGTGCCTCCGTTTCCGAGGTGGTTCCAAACTTCTTCTAGTGTTCTTTGCCAGCTAAtagaacattttatttcacctttattttcgtttttatttctagatttttgtttttcatcgaCTTCCTTTGATGAAATATGCCGTAGGACTCGTAATGAAATATAAAGGGAAAGAAGATTTTCCTCAATTGGGCGTTATAAACTTGTCGGGAATGACGCGAGAAGATATTAATAGCGGGAACATTGTACCATATTATTGTGTGTTGTTCGACGGCGGGCAGGATTGTTGTTGGGTTCCTGAAGGTATAATTGTAATTTATTGATAGTTAAGCTATTTGGTTTATCGTAAAAAGTTTTatcttgcatttttttctgaaGACGATTTGGAGCTCCTTCCTGGTGGTGCTGTTATCAAACACTCGCAAATTGGTTTGCATTTTGAACGCTTCGATGGCCGCCGATATGTTTTGAATGCCACTACGAATGCCTTAAATCCAGGCAATGAGGAGTTTGTCCTTACATTACTAGGGTTTTGCGATTTCGCGCGATTGGTGCATAAtttatgtttgaaaaattctgcCACTTAAAAGtctgaagaaattgaaaattcaatatgtttatgtttttttttgttatattgaattctttctcgttttttttaattcgaatAATCGTTTGACAACCAATATCGAGGCCAACATGTTTGATACCCTTCGTCCTTCGAGTTTGTTTGTTCAAGAAATAAGGGAAAGACTGAAAGAGCCGCCATTAAACCGTTCTTATAATTTCTGAATAAACCATTGGTCGGTTTAAAACCCGGAAAATTTCCCTATTCCACCTTGAATttctattatttcatttactttttaTAGATTACACTAGTAATTTTGGCCACAGTTTGCGAAAAATACTATTGCTTGAGTTGGAAGTTGGaatttggaaaatgattttaaattcgaaatattttctaCGACTGGCAACCTTGCGATCGTTTCAAAGAAAGAACTTAgactaacaaaaaagaaaatggacacGAGCACACTTTAAAGCACTTTAAAGAGTGAAGTTTAAAACAAGTAGGCTTTTAAAACTGTAAACTCTACACATATAAAATAGTTGGATCTGTTTTCAAAATTGGTTTCAAATGGCGGACTCGAATATTTGTTCAGAGAAAGTCCATGCACATGTCCGCGAAAACGTTAGGGATTTCGTCAAGAGCTTGTCGTACCTGAATTTTCCCATAGgtgattttagtttttacaaTATGGTTGTGGTCTTCAAACCTCTTTTACAttaacatttgatcaagtaatttttccttttaaatgaatattttttttccgtcaTCATCCATAGGTGAACCATCTCTACTGACTATGAATAAATTGATTGAAGAGTGTAGTCCTATTCCTGAATTAGTTGAAGAAGAGCTACTGAAACTAATATTTCATCAGGATGAGTTGTGAGTTTCAGTTTGACACTTGCATATTTGCATGCAGgcatgataaaaaaatttaatttcttgtaCTTCTAAGCAGGAATGAAAACCTAACAATCAAGTATTATGCGAAAAAGGTTCTGGTGCATTTGAGGACTTGCAGACTTGAGAAAAAGTGGCGTTCTTTCTTGACACTACCAGTGTCTAAGAAATCTCTTTTGGAAGGGGCTCTATTGGTTTCACAATGGGGTCAAGTTGGACATGAGCATAACAAAAGTTTAAGTGAGATTGAAGACATAATAGACAACATCTCAGATAAAGTTAGACAGCTTGTTGATGCTAAAAACAGTACTGGAGAGGCCTGTAGTGATATGGATGACCAATTGACAGAATTGAAAACAGTTAGAATTAGATTGGATTGCATTAAGACAGTGCTGTATGATGAAATGGGTTTTACAGAAATGGATGAAGATGATACTTGCAACTTTAATAATGTTTATGTTGACAAGGTAAGCATTAGTTATAAACATTGCTTTGCTTTTAATTTAAgccaatatttctttttttctacaattTATTGAGGTTcttcaaacgaaaaaaggcCACTCGCTGGTTCTTCTCGTAATTTACCACGAAGTTGCAAAAAGATTGGGAATTCTTTGCTTGCCTGTTTCAATGCAGGTAGACTATGAGGATTGGATAATTATGAGACATAGGACAACGTCAGAGTAAAACTACTTCATTCATATGTGCTAGACTATTTTTTCttaagtttttgttttcttacaaTTCTCCAGAAATGGGACTGTTGATATTTTCATAAGTCCTTCAACTGGAATTGCTTCGAAAGGAGTGCAATCAGCCGTCTCTGAGTCGTTTCCGATTTGCGTCGTTCCAGCCAAGGATGTCTTCATGCtacttttgaaatatttagcacCATGCGGAGTGCCTCATAATAGTCCATGTGCATCTATTCTGAACAAGGAAAACCACTTGCATTTTGTTCGATTAGCCTGCATAATCACTTCTGAAACAGTAAGAGCAATCGAGAGCTACGCTGGATGGTGCAATCATTTC
It encodes:
- the LOC124314681 gene encoding high-affinity choline transporter 1-like, which encodes MTINVPGLVSIVTFYILILAVGIWAGWKNRGKGSQGGTEQVMLAGRDMGTFVGILTMTATWVGGGYVIGSAEGAFTSGVVWCQAPFGFGISLIVAGLFFANPMRSAGYHTMLDPFQEKYGAKIGGLLFLPALCGEILWSSAILSALGSTLSVIVGLDTTISVVVSAAVAMLYTLFGGLHSVAYTDVVQVFCIAIGLTICVPFAWTHKAVDTKALTIPGAWEGVIEIYNVGVYIENYLLIVIGGIPWQVYFQRVLACRTPKQAQTISYMAGLGAILLAAPPICLGVIARVTDWSVATHGTINVTAEEHGKMILPLMLQFLTPPWVSFIGLGAISAAVMSSADSSILSTSSMFARNIYQAIFFTDASERHVLRVMWVAIVIVAALASLMALTVNSIYGLFLLSADLVYVLLFPQLLLILYWNEYCNSYGCIASFSTGFLFRILGGEPLIGLPAILAYPFYDRNLGQLFPFRTMSMIISLMSHVIVSLTTRWIFLNSWLPASWDLLKCFSDPVTCTAVNIRQATSAATVATISQFGDPRRKSHDGTINVQHQDLNMGRMYIPRPKLRRNSAHGIYRRSDNLSSSSQR
- the LOC124314689 gene encoding uncharacterized protein LOC124314689, which codes for MAALVSCPDEILCRIFQSITSISDLQNLMLSCRRFLHVIRNSNKLWRLKLTVVKNVRETLKKLSPLCYPMEDPPLAVMDKLIVGDSPMPEFVEEELLNQIFRQKTNENLTISFYAHKVLRYLRAKNLEKNWVSYNLQPIHNRSLLEGIVMISQWIQMEKECLVSLEEVEYAIGNIVNRVRQIVNAKSNDSHAKTDVNDPEVARKFFAVMKDVLYKEMQFSCVEIGEDLFSFQNMCVEKVLQVRCGLSLVLLVIYHEIAKRMGILCVPVFSFDRILLRHTGSPSKVINYTFIDPSTGYYFPGFAAFVSSVHEIENVLTDMVEHFLEYLDSGYLDKDGIHVDRRRAHIYRLACAISRYQEISWITDYTEMCANLRIQLEETIQMLECKGLQDLAVMKICKQIFSAQRASVSEIFVFHRLPLMKYAVGLVMKYKGKEDFPQLGVINLSGMTREDINSGNIVPYYCVLFDGGQDCCWVPEDDLELLPGGAVIKHSQIGLHFERFDGRRYVLNATTNALNPGNEEFVLTLLGFCDFARLVHNLCLKNSAT
- the LOC124314702 gene encoding F-box only protein 21-like isoform X2; the protein is MADSNICSEKVHAHVRENVRDFVKSLSYLNFPIGEPSLLTMNKLIEECSPIPELVEEELLKLIFHQDELNENLTIKYYAKKVLVHLRTCRLEKKWRSFLTLPVSKKSLLEGALLVSQWGQVGHEHNKSLSEIEDIIDNISDKVRQLVDAKNSTGEACSDMDDQLTELKTVRIRLDCIKTVLYDEMGFTEMDEDDTCNFNNVYVDKVLQTKKGHSLVLLVIYHEVAKRLGILCLPVSMQVDYEDWIIMRHRTTSENGTVDIFISPSTGIASKGVQSAVSESFPICVVPAKDVFMLLLKYLAPCGVPHNSPCASILNKENHLHFVRLACIITSETVRAIESYAGWCNHFGYQLEQAMELLKSHECLNHTHLIECIQKFSEQQAAIANREIHGRLPWTKYAAGLVMIYNGEEDFLEDYVNSGATDTDKHQHNACPPGGLCVIVSVQFNCQCCRGAHYRVLFDNGNLNSISEDHLKLHPEGAVINNPHIGIFFERFDGRRYIPNPELMTQFPEDDAFAKSLMG
- the LOC124314702 gene encoding F-box only protein 21-like isoform X1, whose amino-acid sequence is MADSNICSEKVHAHVRENVRDFVKSLSYLNFPIGEPSLLTMNKLIEECSPIPELVEEELLKLIFHQDEFRNENLTIKYYAKKVLVHLRTCRLEKKWRSFLTLPVSKKSLLEGALLVSQWGQVGHEHNKSLSEIEDIIDNISDKVRQLVDAKNSTGEACSDMDDQLTELKTVRIRLDCIKTVLYDEMGFTEMDEDDTCNFNNVYVDKVLQTKKGHSLVLLVIYHEVAKRLGILCLPVSMQVDYEDWIIMRHRTTSENGTVDIFISPSTGIASKGVQSAVSESFPICVVPAKDVFMLLLKYLAPCGVPHNSPCASILNKENHLHFVRLACIITSETVRAIESYAGWCNHFGYQLEQAMELLKSHECLNHTHLIECIQKFSEQQAAIANREIHGRLPWTKYAAGLVMIYNGEEDFLEDYVNSGATDTDKHQHNACPPGGLCVIVSVQFNCQCCRGAHYRVLFDNGNLNSISEDHLKLHPEGAVINNPHIGIFFERFDGRRYIPNPELMTQFPEDDAFAKSLMG